From the Thermococcus guaymasensis DSM 11113 genome, one window contains:
- a CDS encoding DUF6541 family protein has translation MQRTKGVAVQLMELILILVLGLVSPYFSILVPWYLGILVLESKPAVWRLTLGPAVGIGIVIVTAHLVSLLRLPLWMSVPTVYFITLLFWLKRPSKASLLEIWKNISSMDRLFLSLSVFLSAGIKAFFLQVPAYPGAVGADAIFHAYRSWEILREETIFIRDNPLGFSGFLTYPAGYHALISWISLASRVEVPFAMEALKLFTWVFIPLGSYIAAKELFGSENTARVSAIVAPLTYLYYYYLHYSLLHMFLAYYLFLAAITVYTHAISKQKKNEVPLGDLSLLVLITLSLLLIHPYVYLMFQAFALSLLFVHLIHHRHQGIPAIRTFFVQALGSYVGYYVLEYPNRLKVEVYTRPIFNSPGYAFKDNPHWLAYILKQTFWDNGQFVFLPFFVLGVALIFKRKSKNGIALLLTVLFAFFLIFDKIWFHINIPFYTAIWNSERIYILLAPVFPLIIGYGISGFLEVFPPTKKSVVAFVFLLTIPGLYVNVDNYSRELCSTVDESALLVFNELKTIGEQQLYVPDFKDSGYWIPLLARKQIKQVSTPPSDGILYIDSRGFGDIKIEPIKPLTLLDRKALVIYQDGIWVFNLSKPANASSPEAIKELYRALRLRDNTIDASSPDEWKHFGYGFLLRHPVVVKGILLKEWNGVFSRANESYIVFVSDRNYSHLKIVGLGDNTKVYLDGEYIGTLNDGPAVFQIEITKDGLHVLKFEGGVYIEKVILQC, from the coding sequence ATGCAGAGAACTAAAGGTGTTGCAGTCCAGTTGATGGAGCTCATCTTGATACTCGTGCTTGGCCTTGTTAGCCCATACTTTTCAATTTTAGTCCCTTGGTACCTAGGTATTCTTGTTTTGGAGTCGAAGCCTGCAGTATGGAGGCTAACTCTTGGACCAGCAGTGGGTATAGGTATCGTTATTGTTACCGCCCACCTTGTCAGTCTTTTGAGGCTTCCACTGTGGATGAGCGTGCCTACCGTCTATTTCATTACTCTATTGTTCTGGCTCAAGAGGCCCAGTAAAGCCTCGCTGCTAGAGATCTGGAAGAATATTTCCTCAATGGACAGACTCTTCCTTTCGCTTTCAGTTTTTCTATCTGCGGGGATTAAGGCGTTTTTCTTGCAGGTTCCAGCTTACCCCGGAGCTGTCGGGGCAGATGCAATCTTCCATGCGTATAGATCATGGGAAATCCTGAGGGAGGAGACAATTTTTATTCGAGATAATCCCTTAGGCTTCTCAGGATTTTTGACGTATCCTGCTGGGTATCACGCTTTGATATCCTGGATCTCCTTGGCCAGCAGGGTTGAAGTTCCCTTCGCAATGGAGGCCCTCAAACTGTTCACATGGGTGTTTATACCTCTCGGGAGTTACATAGCCGCAAAAGAACTTTTTGGAAGTGAAAACACAGCAAGAGTATCTGCTATCGTTGCTCCCTTAACTTATTTGTACTACTACTACCTTCACTATTCTCTTCTTCACATGTTCTTAGCTTATTACCTTTTCCTGGCTGCGATTACTGTTTATACACATGCCATTTCAAAACAAAAGAAAAACGAGGTACCCCTCGGAGATTTAAGCCTACTAGTCTTGATTACACTGTCCCTTCTTTTGATTCATCCATATGTGTACCTAATGTTTCAGGCATTTGCTCTATCATTGTTGTTCGTGCATTTAATACACCACCGTCATCAGGGAATCCCTGCAATTCGTACTTTCTTTGTCCAAGCACTCGGAAGCTATGTTGGGTATTACGTTCTTGAGTACCCGAATCGGCTCAAAGTGGAGGTATACACAAGGCCAATATTCAACAGCCCGGGCTATGCGTTCAAGGACAATCCCCATTGGTTAGCGTACATCTTAAAGCAAACATTTTGGGACAACGGGCAGTTCGTGTTCCTGCCGTTTTTTGTTTTGGGAGTTGCCCTGATATTCAAGAGGAAGTCAAAAAATGGGATAGCTCTCCTGCTCACAGTCTTATTTGCTTTCTTCCTGATTTTTGATAAAATATGGTTCCATATTAATATACCATTTTACACTGCTATATGGAACTCCGAGAGAATCTACATCCTATTGGCACCAGTCTTCCCACTAATTATTGGATACGGAATAAGCGGCTTTCTTGAAGTCTTTCCCCCTACCAAAAAGAGCGTGGTTGCGTTTGTTTTCCTGCTCACGATACCCGGGCTTTATGTTAATGTTGACAATTACTCCAGAGAGCTCTGCTCTACTGTAGATGAGTCTGCACTCCTCGTTTTCAATGAGCTCAAGACAATAGGTGAGCAACAGCTTTACGTGCCAGATTTCAAGGACTCCGGCTACTGGATACCCCTGCTTGCTAGGAAGCAGATCAAACAGGTCAGCACACCACCGTCAGACGGCATTTTGTACATAGACTCCAGAGGCTTTGGGGATATCAAGATCGAGCCGATAAAACCCCTAACACTCCTCGACAGGAAAGCCCTTGTAATTTACCAAGATGGAATATGGGTCTTTAACCTCTCCAAACCAGCGAATGCTTCGAGCCCCGAGGCCATTAAGGAGCTCTACCGGGCTCTCCGGCTCAGAGATAACACTATTGATGCGTCAAGCCCCGACGAATGGAAGCACTTTGGTTACGGTTTTCTATTACGGCACCCTGTGGTCGTCAAGGGAATTCTCCTTAAAGAATGGAACGGTGTCTTTTCAAGGGCAAATGAGTCATACATAGTTTTTGTCTCCGATAGAAACTATTCCCACCTGAAAATAGTGGGGCTTGGCGACAATACAAAAGTCTATCTGGACGGGGAATACATTGGGACTCTAAACGATGGGCCCGCAGTATTTCAGATCGAGATTACCAAGGACGGACTCCACGTTCTAAAGTTTGAGGGGGGAGTTTACATAGAAAAGGTCATCCTCCAATGTTAG